From Mus musculus strain C57BL/6J chromosome 8, GRCm38.p6 C57BL/6J, a single genomic window includes:
- the Gse1 gene encoding genetic suppressor element 1 isoform 1 (isoform 1 is encoded by transcript variant 1), translating into MFGLKPPLYYLPGMSHEPKSPSIGMLSTATRTTATVNPLTPSPLNGALVPTGSPATSSTLSAQAAPSSSFAAALRKLAKQAEEPRGSSLSSESSPVSSPATNHSSPASTPKRVPMGPIIVPPGGHSVPSTPPVVTIAPTKTVNGVWRSESRQDSGSRGSSSGRERLLVEPPLAQEKAAGPAIPSHLLSTPYPFGLSPGSVVQDSRFQPLNLQRPVHHVVPPSTVTEDYLRSFRPYHTAEDLRMSSLPPLGLDPATAAAYYHPSYLAPHPFPHPAFRMDDSYCLSALRSPFYPIPTPGSLPPLHPSAMHLHLSGVRYPPELSHSSLAALHSERMSSLSAERLQMDEELRREREREREREREADREREKEREREQREKEREKELEREREKERERELERQREQRAREKELLAAKALEPTTFLPVAELHGLRGHSTEERPKPSEQLTPTRAEKLKDVGLQAPKPVQHPLHPVPAPHHTVPSLISSHGIFSLPGSSATTALLIQRTNEEEKWLARQRRLRQEKEDRQSQVSEFRQQVLEQHLDLGRPLVPTEAEHRPESTRPGTNRHEQGSREPPQHFGGPPPLISPKPQQHTVPTALWNPVSLMDNALETRRAESHSLHSHPTAFEPSRQAAVPLVKVERVYCSEKAEEPRKREATPLDKYQPPPPPPPPREAGSLEPQTFPHGPGPFLTELEKSTQTILGQQRPSLSQATSFGELSGPLKPGSPYCHPTARGPDPAYIYDEFLQQRRKLVSKLDLEERRRREAQEKGYYYDLDDSYDESDEEEVRAHLRCVAEQPPLKLDTSSEKLEFLQLFGLTTQQQKEELVAQKRRKRRRMLRERSPSPPAVQCKRQTPSPRLALSTRYSPDEMNNSPNFEEKRKFLTFFNLTHISAEKRKDKERLVEMLRAMKQRALSAADSVTNSSRDSPPVSLSEPATQPAPLETDQPVGVPASLSDVPKTTETGRLEQLRPQELLRVQEPAPPSGEKARLSEAPGGKKSLSMLHYLRGAAPKDIPVPLSHSINGKSKPWEPFVAEEFAHQFHESVLQSTQKALQKHKGNSALLSAEQSHKVDTAIHYNIPELQSSSRVPLPQHNGQQEPPMGRKGPPMQEADQDSEEDSEEDSEEEAEEAPRRQWQGIEAIFEAYQEHIEEQNLERQVLQTQCRRLEAQNYSLSLTAEQLSHSMAELRSQKQKMVSERERLQAELDHLRKCLALPTMHWPRGYFKGYPR; encoded by the exons GCATGAGCCATGAGCCCAAGTCCCCTTCCATAGGGATGCTTTCCACGGCGACCAGGACCACCGCCACCGTCAACCCCCTCACCCCCTCGCCACTCAATGGCGCCCTGGTGCCCACCGGTAGCCCGGCCACCAGCAGTACGCTGTCGGCCCAGGCCGCTCCATCCTCCAGCTTTGCTGCCGCACTGCGCAAGCTCGCCAAACAGGCAGAGGAGCCCAGAG GGTCCTCACTGAGCAGCGAGTCATCTCCAGTGTCCTCTCCAGCCACCAACCATAGCTCTCCAGCTAGCACGCCCAAACGAGTGCCCATGGGCCCCATCATCGTCCCCCCCGGGGGTCACAGTGTCCCCAGCACTCCCCCAGTGGTCACTATTGCCCCCACTAAAACCGTCAATGGAGTCTGGAGAAGCGAGAGCCGCCAG GACTCTGGCTCACGAGGCAGCAGCAGTGGTCGGGAGCGCCTATTGGTGGAGCCACCTCTCGCCCAGGAAAAGGCTGCGGGCCCCGCCATCCCCTCCCACCTACTCAGCACCCCGTACCCCTTTGGCCTTTCCCCCGGCTCAGTTGTACAGGACTCCCGCTTCCAACCACTCAA CCTCCAGCGGCCTGTGCACCATGTGGTGCCCCCCAGCACGGTGACTGAGGACTACTTGAGAAGCTTCCGGCCCTACCACACTGCTGAAGACTTACGCATGTCCTCCTTGCCTCCGCTTGGCCTGGACCCAGCCACCGCCGCAGCCTACTATCACCCCAGCTACCTGGCCCcacacccattcccccacccgGCCTTCAG GATGGATGACTCCTATTGCCTGTCAGCCTTAAGGTCTCCGTtctaccccatccccacccctggcTCCCTGCCTCCACTGCATCCGTCGGCGATGCACCTGCATCTCTCCGGCGTACGGTATCCTCCTGAGCTCTCCCACTCGTCCCTGGCGGCGCTACACTCGGAGCGGATGTCCAGCCTCAGTGCAGAGAG GTTGCAAATGGACGAGGAACTGCGgcgggagagagagcgagagcgggAACGGGAACGGGAGGCCGACCGGGAGCGGGAGAAGGAGCGGGAGCGGGAGCAGCGGGAGAAGGAGCGGGAGAAGGAGCTGGAGCGCGAGCGGGAGAAGGAACGGGAGCGCGAGCTGGAGCGGCAGCGGGAGCAGCGGGCGAGGGAGAAGGAGCTGCTGGCTGCCAAGGCCTTAGAGCCCACCACCTTCCTGCCTGTGGCCGAGCTGCACGGACTCCGAGGTCACAGCACGGAGGAGCGGCCCAAGCCCTCGGAGCAGCTGACCCCAACCCGAGCAG AGAAGCTGAAGGACGTGGGCTTGCAGGCGCCCAAGCCCGTGCAGCACCCTCTGCACCCAGTGCCTGCCCCACACCACACGGTGCCCAGCCTCATCTCCAGCCACGGCATCTTCTCTCTGCCTGGAAGcagcgccaccaccgccctgctgaTCCAGCGCACCAACGAGGAGGAGAAGTGGCTGGCACGGCAGCGCCGCCTGCGGCAGGAGAAGGAAGACCGCCAGTCCCAGGTGTCCGAGTTCCGGCAGCAGGTCCTGGAGCAGCACCTAGACCTGGGCCGgcccctggtgcccacagaggcggAGCACAGGCCCGAGAGCACCAG GCCAGGAACAAACCGGCATGAGCAGGGCAGCCGTGAACCCCCACAGCACTTTGGTGGCCCTCCACCCCTCATCTCACCCAAGCCCCAGCAGCACACCGTACCCACAGCCCTCTGGAACCCAGTGTCTCTGATGGACAATGCTCTGGAGACGCGGCGGGCCGAGAGCCACTCTCTGCATAGCCACCCGACTGCTTTTGAGCCCAGCCGCCAGGCCGCCGTGCCACTGGTGAAGGTGGAGCGAGTTTATTGctcagagaaggcagaggagcCCCGGAAGCGTGAGGCCACACCACTGGACAAAtaccagccaccaccaccaccaccaccaccgcggGAGGCAGGAAGTCTGGAGCCTCAGACCTTTCCCCACGGACCTGGGCCTTTCCTTACTGAACTTGAAAAGTCAACACAGACCATCTTGGGCCAGCAGCGGCCCTCTCTTTCCCAGGCAACCTCCTTCGGGGAGCTCAGTGGGCCTCTGAAACCAGGCTCTCCGTACTGCCACCCCACAGCGAGGGGCCCCGATCCAGCCTACATCTACGATGAGTTTCTTCAGCAGCGACGGAAGCTGGTCAGCAAACTGGACCTGGAGGAACGCAGGCGGCGCGAGGCCCAGGAGAAAG GGTACTACTACGACCTCGATGACTCGTACGACGAGAGTGACGAGGAGGAGGTCAGGGCACACCTCCGCTGTGTGGCTGAGCAGCCGCCCCTCAAACTGGACACATCCTCGGAG AAGCTAGAGTTCTTGCAACTTTTTGGCTTGACCACCCAACAGCAGAAGGAGGAACTGGTGGCGCAGAAGCGCCGGAAGCGGAGGCGGATGCTCAGAGAGAGAAGCCCGTCGCCACCTGCCGTTCAGTGCAAGCGACAGACGCCTTCCCCCAGGCTGGCTCTGTCCACCCGCTACAGCCCCGACGAGATGAACAACAGCCCCAACTTTGAGGAGAAGAGGAAGTTCCTGACCTTCTTCAACTTGACGCACATCAGTGCGGAGAAGAGGAAAG ACAAAGAGAGGCTTGTTGAAATGCTCCGAGCCATGAAGCAGAGAGCACTGTCCGCAGCAGACTCAGTGACAAACTCTTCGAGGGACAGTCCTCCCGTCTCCCTGAGTG AACCAGCCACACAGCCAGCTCCTCTAGAGACGGATCAGCCTGTCGGGGTCCCTGCCTCCTTGTCAGATGTCCCAAAGACCACGGAGACCGGGAGACTGGAACAGCTCCGGCCCCAGGAGCTCTTGAGAGTCCAGGAGCCGGCTCCTCCCAGTGGTGAGAAGGCCAGGCTGAGCGAGGCCCCTGGTGGCAAGAAGAGCCTGAGCATGCTCCATTACCTCCGGGGCGCCGCGCCCAAGGACATTCCTGTGCCGTTGTCTCACAGCATCAACGGGAAGAGCAAGCCCTGGGAGCCTTTCGTGGCCGAAGAGTTTGCACATCAATTCCACGAGTCCGTGCTGCAGTCCACACAGAAGGCTCTGCAGAAGCATAAAG GGAACTCTGCTTTGCTATCTGCAGAGCAGAGCCACAAAGTCGACACGGCAATCCACTACAACATTCCCGAGCTGCAGTCCTCCAGCAGGGTCCCCTTGCCCCAGCACAATGGACAACAGGAGCCTCCAATGGGGAGGAAGGGCCCTCCTATGCAGGAGGCGGACCAGGACTCTGAGGAGGACTCTGAGGAGGACAGCgaggaggaagctgaggaagCCCCGAGGCGCCAGTGGCAAGGGATTGAGGCAATCTTTGAAGCTTACCAGGAACACATAGAAG
- the Gse1 gene encoding genetic suppressor element 1 isoform 2 (isoform 2 is encoded by transcript variant 2), which yields MKGMSHEPKSPSIGMLSTATRTTATVNPLTPSPLNGALVPTGSPATSSTLSAQAAPSSSFAAALRKLAKQAEEPRGSSLSSESSPVSSPATNHSSPASTPKRVPMGPIIVPPGGHSVPSTPPVVTIAPTKTVNGVWRSESRQDSGSRGSSSGRERLLVEPPLAQEKAAGPAIPSHLLSTPYPFGLSPGSVVQDSRFQPLNLQRPVHHVVPPSTVTEDYLRSFRPYHTAEDLRMSSLPPLGLDPATAAAYYHPSYLAPHPFPHPAFRMDDSYCLSALRSPFYPIPTPGSLPPLHPSAMHLHLSGVRYPPELSHSSLAALHSERMSSLSAERLQMDEELRREREREREREREADREREKEREREQREKEREKELEREREKERERELERQREQRAREKELLAAKALEPTTFLPVAELHGLRGHSTEERPKPSEQLTPTRAEKLKDVGLQAPKPVQHPLHPVPAPHHTVPSLISSHGIFSLPGSSATTALLIQRTNEEEKWLARQRRLRQEKEDRQSQVSEFRQQVLEQHLDLGRPLVPTEAEHRPESTRPGTNRHEQGSREPPQHFGGPPPLISPKPQQHTVPTALWNPVSLMDNALETRRAESHSLHSHPTAFEPSRQAAVPLVKVERVYCSEKAEEPRKREATPLDKYQPPPPPPPPREAGSLEPQTFPHGPGPFLTELEKSTQTILGQQRPSLSQATSFGELSGPLKPGSPYCHPTARGPDPAYIYDEFLQQRRKLVSKLDLEERRRREAQEKGYYYDLDDSYDESDEEEVRAHLRCVAEQPPLKLDTSSEKLEFLQLFGLTTQQQKEELVAQKRRKRRRMLRERSPSPPAVQCKRQTPSPRLALSTRYSPDEMNNSPNFEEKRKFLTFFNLTHISAEKRKDKERLVEMLRAMKQRALSAADSVTNSSRDSPPVSLSEPATQPAPLETDQPVGVPASLSDVPKTTETGRLEQLRPQELLRVQEPAPPSGEKARLSEAPGGKKSLSMLHYLRGAAPKDIPVPLSHSINGKSKPWEPFVAEEFAHQFHESVLQSTQKALQKHKGNSALLSAEQSHKVDTAIHYNIPELQSSSRVPLPQHNGQQEPPMGRKGPPMQEADQDSEEDSEEDSEEEAEEAPRRQWQGIEAIFEAYQEHIEEQNLERQVLQTQCRRLEAQNYSLSLTAEQLSHSMAELRSQKQKMVSERERLQAELDHLRKCLALPTMHWPRGYFKGYPR from the exons GCATGAGCCATGAGCCCAAGTCCCCTTCCATAGGGATGCTTTCCACGGCGACCAGGACCACCGCCACCGTCAACCCCCTCACCCCCTCGCCACTCAATGGCGCCCTGGTGCCCACCGGTAGCCCGGCCACCAGCAGTACGCTGTCGGCCCAGGCCGCTCCATCCTCCAGCTTTGCTGCCGCACTGCGCAAGCTCGCCAAACAGGCAGAGGAGCCCAGAG GGTCCTCACTGAGCAGCGAGTCATCTCCAGTGTCCTCTCCAGCCACCAACCATAGCTCTCCAGCTAGCACGCCCAAACGAGTGCCCATGGGCCCCATCATCGTCCCCCCCGGGGGTCACAGTGTCCCCAGCACTCCCCCAGTGGTCACTATTGCCCCCACTAAAACCGTCAATGGAGTCTGGAGAAGCGAGAGCCGCCAG GACTCTGGCTCACGAGGCAGCAGCAGTGGTCGGGAGCGCCTATTGGTGGAGCCACCTCTCGCCCAGGAAAAGGCTGCGGGCCCCGCCATCCCCTCCCACCTACTCAGCACCCCGTACCCCTTTGGCCTTTCCCCCGGCTCAGTTGTACAGGACTCCCGCTTCCAACCACTCAA CCTCCAGCGGCCTGTGCACCATGTGGTGCCCCCCAGCACGGTGACTGAGGACTACTTGAGAAGCTTCCGGCCCTACCACACTGCTGAAGACTTACGCATGTCCTCCTTGCCTCCGCTTGGCCTGGACCCAGCCACCGCCGCAGCCTACTATCACCCCAGCTACCTGGCCCcacacccattcccccacccgGCCTTCAG GATGGATGACTCCTATTGCCTGTCAGCCTTAAGGTCTCCGTtctaccccatccccacccctggcTCCCTGCCTCCACTGCATCCGTCGGCGATGCACCTGCATCTCTCCGGCGTACGGTATCCTCCTGAGCTCTCCCACTCGTCCCTGGCGGCGCTACACTCGGAGCGGATGTCCAGCCTCAGTGCAGAGAG GTTGCAAATGGACGAGGAACTGCGgcgggagagagagcgagagcgggAACGGGAACGGGAGGCCGACCGGGAGCGGGAGAAGGAGCGGGAGCGGGAGCAGCGGGAGAAGGAGCGGGAGAAGGAGCTGGAGCGCGAGCGGGAGAAGGAACGGGAGCGCGAGCTGGAGCGGCAGCGGGAGCAGCGGGCGAGGGAGAAGGAGCTGCTGGCTGCCAAGGCCTTAGAGCCCACCACCTTCCTGCCTGTGGCCGAGCTGCACGGACTCCGAGGTCACAGCACGGAGGAGCGGCCCAAGCCCTCGGAGCAGCTGACCCCAACCCGAGCAG AGAAGCTGAAGGACGTGGGCTTGCAGGCGCCCAAGCCCGTGCAGCACCCTCTGCACCCAGTGCCTGCCCCACACCACACGGTGCCCAGCCTCATCTCCAGCCACGGCATCTTCTCTCTGCCTGGAAGcagcgccaccaccgccctgctgaTCCAGCGCACCAACGAGGAGGAGAAGTGGCTGGCACGGCAGCGCCGCCTGCGGCAGGAGAAGGAAGACCGCCAGTCCCAGGTGTCCGAGTTCCGGCAGCAGGTCCTGGAGCAGCACCTAGACCTGGGCCGgcccctggtgcccacagaggcggAGCACAGGCCCGAGAGCACCAG GCCAGGAACAAACCGGCATGAGCAGGGCAGCCGTGAACCCCCACAGCACTTTGGTGGCCCTCCACCCCTCATCTCACCCAAGCCCCAGCAGCACACCGTACCCACAGCCCTCTGGAACCCAGTGTCTCTGATGGACAATGCTCTGGAGACGCGGCGGGCCGAGAGCCACTCTCTGCATAGCCACCCGACTGCTTTTGAGCCCAGCCGCCAGGCCGCCGTGCCACTGGTGAAGGTGGAGCGAGTTTATTGctcagagaaggcagaggagcCCCGGAAGCGTGAGGCCACACCACTGGACAAAtaccagccaccaccaccaccaccaccaccgcggGAGGCAGGAAGTCTGGAGCCTCAGACCTTTCCCCACGGACCTGGGCCTTTCCTTACTGAACTTGAAAAGTCAACACAGACCATCTTGGGCCAGCAGCGGCCCTCTCTTTCCCAGGCAACCTCCTTCGGGGAGCTCAGTGGGCCTCTGAAACCAGGCTCTCCGTACTGCCACCCCACAGCGAGGGGCCCCGATCCAGCCTACATCTACGATGAGTTTCTTCAGCAGCGACGGAAGCTGGTCAGCAAACTGGACCTGGAGGAACGCAGGCGGCGCGAGGCCCAGGAGAAAG GGTACTACTACGACCTCGATGACTCGTACGACGAGAGTGACGAGGAGGAGGTCAGGGCACACCTCCGCTGTGTGGCTGAGCAGCCGCCCCTCAAACTGGACACATCCTCGGAG AAGCTAGAGTTCTTGCAACTTTTTGGCTTGACCACCCAACAGCAGAAGGAGGAACTGGTGGCGCAGAAGCGCCGGAAGCGGAGGCGGATGCTCAGAGAGAGAAGCCCGTCGCCACCTGCCGTTCAGTGCAAGCGACAGACGCCTTCCCCCAGGCTGGCTCTGTCCACCCGCTACAGCCCCGACGAGATGAACAACAGCCCCAACTTTGAGGAGAAGAGGAAGTTCCTGACCTTCTTCAACTTGACGCACATCAGTGCGGAGAAGAGGAAAG ACAAAGAGAGGCTTGTTGAAATGCTCCGAGCCATGAAGCAGAGAGCACTGTCCGCAGCAGACTCAGTGACAAACTCTTCGAGGGACAGTCCTCCCGTCTCCCTGAGTG AACCAGCCACACAGCCAGCTCCTCTAGAGACGGATCAGCCTGTCGGGGTCCCTGCCTCCTTGTCAGATGTCCCAAAGACCACGGAGACCGGGAGACTGGAACAGCTCCGGCCCCAGGAGCTCTTGAGAGTCCAGGAGCCGGCTCCTCCCAGTGGTGAGAAGGCCAGGCTGAGCGAGGCCCCTGGTGGCAAGAAGAGCCTGAGCATGCTCCATTACCTCCGGGGCGCCGCGCCCAAGGACATTCCTGTGCCGTTGTCTCACAGCATCAACGGGAAGAGCAAGCCCTGGGAGCCTTTCGTGGCCGAAGAGTTTGCACATCAATTCCACGAGTCCGTGCTGCAGTCCACACAGAAGGCTCTGCAGAAGCATAAAG GGAACTCTGCTTTGCTATCTGCAGAGCAGAGCCACAAAGTCGACACGGCAATCCACTACAACATTCCCGAGCTGCAGTCCTCCAGCAGGGTCCCCTTGCCCCAGCACAATGGACAACAGGAGCCTCCAATGGGGAGGAAGGGCCCTCCTATGCAGGAGGCGGACCAGGACTCTGAGGAGGACTCTGAGGAGGACAGCgaggaggaagctgaggaagCCCCGAGGCGCCAGTGGCAAGGGATTGAGGCAATCTTTGAAGCTTACCAGGAACACATAGAAG
- the Gse1 gene encoding genetic suppressor element 1 isoform X5, producing MFGLKPPLYYLPGMSHEPKSPSIGMLSTATRTTATVNPLTPSPLNGALVPTGSPATSSTLSAQAAPSSSFAAALRKLAKQAEEPRGSSLSSESSPVSSPATNHSSPASTPKRVPMGPIIVPPGGHSVPSTPPVVTIAPTKTVNGVWRSESRQDSGSRGSSSGRERLLVEPPLAQEKAAGPAIPSHLLSTPYPFGLSPGSVVQDSRFQPLNLQRPVHHVVPPSTVTEDYLRSFRPYHTAEDLRMSSLPPLGLDPATAAAYYHPSYLAPHPFPHPAFRMDDSYCLSALRSPFYPIPTPGSLPPLHPSAMHLHLSGVRYPPELSHSSLAALHSERMSSLSAERLQMDEELRREREREREREREADREREKEREREQREKEREKELEREREKERERELERQREQRAREKELLAAKALEPTTFLPVAELHGLRGHSTEERPKPSEQLTPTRAEKLKDVGLQAPKPVQHPLHPVPAPHHTVPSLISSHGIFSLPGSSATTALLIQRTNEEEKWLARQRRLRQEKEDRQSQVSEFRQQVLEQHLDLGRPLVPTEAEHRPESTRPGTNRHEQGSREPPQHFGGPPPLISPKPQQHTVPTALWNPVSLMDNALETRRAESHSLHSHPTAFEPSRQAAVPLVKVERVYCSEKAEEPRKREATPLDKYQPPPPPPPPREAGSLEPQTFPHGPGPFLTELEKSTQTILGQQRPSLSQATSFGELSGPLKPGSPYCHPTARGPDPAYIYDEFLQQRRKLVSKLDLEERRRREAQEKGYYYDLDDSYDESDEEEVRAHLRCVAEQPPLKLDTSSEKLEFLQLFGLTTQQQKEELVAQKRRKRRRMLRERSPSPPAVQCKRQTPSPRLALSTRYSPDEMNNSPNFEEKRKFLTFFNLTHISAEKRKEPATQPAPLETDQPVGVPASLSDVPKTTETGRLEQLRPQELLRVQEPAPPSGEKARLSEAPGGKKSLSMLHYLRGAAPKDIPVPLSHSINGKSKPWEPFVAEEFAHQFHESVLQSTQKALQKHKGNSALLSAEQSHKVDTAIHYNIPELQSSSRVPLPQHNGQQEPPMGRKGPPMQEADQDSEEDSEEDSEEEAEEAPRRQWQGIEAIFEAYQEHIEEQNLERQVLQTQCRRLEAQNYSLSLTAEQLSHSMAELRSQKQKMVSERERLQAELDHLRKCLALPTMHWPRGYFKGYPR from the exons GCATGAGCCATGAGCCCAAGTCCCCTTCCATAGGGATGCTTTCCACGGCGACCAGGACCACCGCCACCGTCAACCCCCTCACCCCCTCGCCACTCAATGGCGCCCTGGTGCCCACCGGTAGCCCGGCCACCAGCAGTACGCTGTCGGCCCAGGCCGCTCCATCCTCCAGCTTTGCTGCCGCACTGCGCAAGCTCGCCAAACAGGCAGAGGAGCCCAGAG GGTCCTCACTGAGCAGCGAGTCATCTCCAGTGTCCTCTCCAGCCACCAACCATAGCTCTCCAGCTAGCACGCCCAAACGAGTGCCCATGGGCCCCATCATCGTCCCCCCCGGGGGTCACAGTGTCCCCAGCACTCCCCCAGTGGTCACTATTGCCCCCACTAAAACCGTCAATGGAGTCTGGAGAAGCGAGAGCCGCCAG GACTCTGGCTCACGAGGCAGCAGCAGTGGTCGGGAGCGCCTATTGGTGGAGCCACCTCTCGCCCAGGAAAAGGCTGCGGGCCCCGCCATCCCCTCCCACCTACTCAGCACCCCGTACCCCTTTGGCCTTTCCCCCGGCTCAGTTGTACAGGACTCCCGCTTCCAACCACTCAA CCTCCAGCGGCCTGTGCACCATGTGGTGCCCCCCAGCACGGTGACTGAGGACTACTTGAGAAGCTTCCGGCCCTACCACACTGCTGAAGACTTACGCATGTCCTCCTTGCCTCCGCTTGGCCTGGACCCAGCCACCGCCGCAGCCTACTATCACCCCAGCTACCTGGCCCcacacccattcccccacccgGCCTTCAG GATGGATGACTCCTATTGCCTGTCAGCCTTAAGGTCTCCGTtctaccccatccccacccctggcTCCCTGCCTCCACTGCATCCGTCGGCGATGCACCTGCATCTCTCCGGCGTACGGTATCCTCCTGAGCTCTCCCACTCGTCCCTGGCGGCGCTACACTCGGAGCGGATGTCCAGCCTCAGTGCAGAGAG GTTGCAAATGGACGAGGAACTGCGgcgggagagagagcgagagcgggAACGGGAACGGGAGGCCGACCGGGAGCGGGAGAAGGAGCGGGAGCGGGAGCAGCGGGAGAAGGAGCGGGAGAAGGAGCTGGAGCGCGAGCGGGAGAAGGAACGGGAGCGCGAGCTGGAGCGGCAGCGGGAGCAGCGGGCGAGGGAGAAGGAGCTGCTGGCTGCCAAGGCCTTAGAGCCCACCACCTTCCTGCCTGTGGCCGAGCTGCACGGACTCCGAGGTCACAGCACGGAGGAGCGGCCCAAGCCCTCGGAGCAGCTGACCCCAACCCGAGCAG AGAAGCTGAAGGACGTGGGCTTGCAGGCGCCCAAGCCCGTGCAGCACCCTCTGCACCCAGTGCCTGCCCCACACCACACGGTGCCCAGCCTCATCTCCAGCCACGGCATCTTCTCTCTGCCTGGAAGcagcgccaccaccgccctgctgaTCCAGCGCACCAACGAGGAGGAGAAGTGGCTGGCACGGCAGCGCCGCCTGCGGCAGGAGAAGGAAGACCGCCAGTCCCAGGTGTCCGAGTTCCGGCAGCAGGTCCTGGAGCAGCACCTAGACCTGGGCCGgcccctggtgcccacagaggcggAGCACAGGCCCGAGAGCACCAG GCCAGGAACAAACCGGCATGAGCAGGGCAGCCGTGAACCCCCACAGCACTTTGGTGGCCCTCCACCCCTCATCTCACCCAAGCCCCAGCAGCACACCGTACCCACAGCCCTCTGGAACCCAGTGTCTCTGATGGACAATGCTCTGGAGACGCGGCGGGCCGAGAGCCACTCTCTGCATAGCCACCCGACTGCTTTTGAGCCCAGCCGCCAGGCCGCCGTGCCACTGGTGAAGGTGGAGCGAGTTTATTGctcagagaaggcagaggagcCCCGGAAGCGTGAGGCCACACCACTGGACAAAtaccagccaccaccaccaccaccaccaccgcggGAGGCAGGAAGTCTGGAGCCTCAGACCTTTCCCCACGGACCTGGGCCTTTCCTTACTGAACTTGAAAAGTCAACACAGACCATCTTGGGCCAGCAGCGGCCCTCTCTTTCCCAGGCAACCTCCTTCGGGGAGCTCAGTGGGCCTCTGAAACCAGGCTCTCCGTACTGCCACCCCACAGCGAGGGGCCCCGATCCAGCCTACATCTACGATGAGTTTCTTCAGCAGCGACGGAAGCTGGTCAGCAAACTGGACCTGGAGGAACGCAGGCGGCGCGAGGCCCAGGAGAAAG GGTACTACTACGACCTCGATGACTCGTACGACGAGAGTGACGAGGAGGAGGTCAGGGCACACCTCCGCTGTGTGGCTGAGCAGCCGCCCCTCAAACTGGACACATCCTCGGAG AAGCTAGAGTTCTTGCAACTTTTTGGCTTGACCACCCAACAGCAGAAGGAGGAACTGGTGGCGCAGAAGCGCCGGAAGCGGAGGCGGATGCTCAGAGAGAGAAGCCCGTCGCCACCTGCCGTTCAGTGCAAGCGACAGACGCCTTCCCCCAGGCTGGCTCTGTCCACCCGCTACAGCCCCGACGAGATGAACAACAGCCCCAACTTTGAGGAGAAGAGGAAGTTCCTGACCTTCTTCAACTTGACGCACATCAGTGCGGAGAAGAGGAAAG AACCAGCCACACAGCCAGCTCCTCTAGAGACGGATCAGCCTGTCGGGGTCCCTGCCTCCTTGTCAGATGTCCCAAAGACCACGGAGACCGGGAGACTGGAACAGCTCCGGCCCCAGGAGCTCTTGAGAGTCCAGGAGCCGGCTCCTCCCAGTGGTGAGAAGGCCAGGCTGAGCGAGGCCCCTGGTGGCAAGAAGAGCCTGAGCATGCTCCATTACCTCCGGGGCGCCGCGCCCAAGGACATTCCTGTGCCGTTGTCTCACAGCATCAACGGGAAGAGCAAGCCCTGGGAGCCTTTCGTGGCCGAAGAGTTTGCACATCAATTCCACGAGTCCGTGCTGCAGTCCACACAGAAGGCTCTGCAGAAGCATAAAG GGAACTCTGCTTTGCTATCTGCAGAGCAGAGCCACAAAGTCGACACGGCAATCCACTACAACATTCCCGAGCTGCAGTCCTCCAGCAGGGTCCCCTTGCCCCAGCACAATGGACAACAGGAGCCTCCAATGGGGAGGAAGGGCCCTCCTATGCAGGAGGCGGACCAGGACTCTGAGGAGGACTCTGAGGAGGACAGCgaggaggaagctgaggaagCCCCGAGGCGCCAGTGGCAAGGGATTGAGGCAATCTTTGAAGCTTACCAGGAACACATAGAAG